From the genome of Triticum aestivum cultivar Chinese Spring chromosome 1A, IWGSC CS RefSeq v2.1, whole genome shotgun sequence:
CAAATTAATTCGATGTTAGTAAAGGATGAGGCCGATGATAATGCATTAAAAGCAACACAGGTTTCAGCTGGACAATCATAACAAGCTACGAGTAACAGAGGTTGCATGTGTATTAGCACAGCTTCCTACAGACAAGAATGCATTTACAAGTAAAACAACTGCAACAACTTTTGGTCTCTATTTTCCGGCAATGGAAATCTGAAAAACTTGTATTTGGTGAGACCTATGTAGAAAACAACCAGATACTAGACTAATTGAGGCCTATGTGAAAGACTCGGGGATTAACTAAATAATATAATGCCAACCGGTTGCCATGTTAAGTGAACTTAGAAATGCACTGAGGATTAACCATTGCCAGCTCTCAACAAACAGTAAATTCATGTCATGATGAACATGAGATAAATTGCCAAAACGTAGGAGCAATATTAATAACAAGGTTATCAAAAGATTAACACATAATACATGACACCTCAAATATATGATAACACTCATGACGGGATAATAGGTCACATCACTACAATGATGTTGATGCCAGTCGTTACAAGGCTGTTAGGTAAATTACTGATTAACTGGACTTTCAATTCAGGACAGTCAATCATTTTTTCTCTGAGAGCTGTCAATGTCAACCACTACTGCTCTGCAATCAGTGCGCACAGATGTGACAACTAACAAGTAAATCTTGTGCAGATTTCAGGACCTAATTAGACACCAAAACTGTGATAACGAcacaaagaaaaataataatatccaTGAATCATATTATGTGTGTGTACTAGGAAACGAGAGGAGATCAAGAGTGGGTTGGAGGTTACGACTAAGGGCAGTCCACCCATAGATTACAAAACTGAATGAGCCTTAGTTGATTGCAGCTTCTCATGTTATATAATACATAGTTCGTGTACCTTGTACAAAAGACTAAGACTAAACAATCAGCTCTCTGTTACACCCACTCCCTCTGTCCTAAAacaagtgtctcaagcttagtacaaagttgagacacttattttgggacggatggagtatttTGTGACAAACGCAGAACATCCTTGTGAGCTGTTCTCCCAGAGAAAAACAGTTTTAACTTAACTCTGTCAAAACACTGACAACTAAGTAACTACACTTTCAGATACTGTTGTTAACCTACCACTGTTCAAACTAGAAAAGAAATGCTGCAGACATAGCACAAGCAACATAAGGGCACAAAACTGAGACAAATCAAACAATAAAACAGGGGGATTATAAATATGCACCTTGTTCACAGTAGGAGAGTCCATTGCAAAGTGTTTTTAGTAGTAAAGTGAACCTGACAGAAAATTATAGTCAGTACGTATGCGTTTCATCATTTCTAGATAATATCCAAATGGGCAGTAAATGCCATACCTTGCCACCAATCACCTCTGGTAGCCAGGGAGCCATCCGCATTATCCTCCTTATACTGGATTGGACATATTGGAAACATTCAAACATTAGTAATATAATCAACTAGGGGATTGATTATTTGCAATGCAGTTTCAGTGTACATTTCTGGATGACTCATCGGCTTGCTTGTGTGGAGAGCTGTCATAGAAGTCCCGGCCACCGTAATGCACAGACGAGCCAAAGTAAGGTGACTCCGAGGACTCGTTTGGATAAAACTGTTTTCCATCTTTGTAAGCAACACGACCTATGGTAGGGCTGCCTTGGGATTTGGCATCTGGAATACAAATTGAAAATTACACAGTTAGTTCACTGATGTATCACATATCAATCAATTGCCCAAATTCCCAGTCAAGCTAAGATGACTATCAACATCAGTAGTAGAAGAACTCATACAACTAATGCTTTAGAATAGCTCCTTTTCTTACACGGTGTTCACAAATTTGACATTATATGCCCAGCAATGCAGGGGGTAGACAGGATATCCCACAACTACCTGCAATGCCCCCGCCACTCTGCCCTTTGGGGTTCTGCTTGTTCAGTATCGTGTACAGGTCCATCTGCCTGGCGTCTCTTGGATTTGCCTTTCAGGTCAAACAAAAGCAGCAGCGTCATCAGAGGTACTCCCAAACAGATATCACAACAAAAAAACATACAGAACCCGCCGATCACGAAACCTGCCCCAAAATTAGTAACCGCGTAACGAACTCAAGAGGAAAAAGAATCGGGCAGGAGACAACGAGACATCAAAATCGCCGAATCACGTCCCCAAATTCACGACTAACAGATCGTAAAAGCAGGCGGCGGGAAGAAACGGTACCGCAGGCGACGGCGACGCGGAGAAGACCGAGCTGAAGTACCCgttggccgcgggcggcgcggctccggcggccgCGGGGGTGGGCGGCGACCTCTTCTTGGCGTCCATGCTGGCGGCGGTTTAGGAGGAGACGAACAAAAGGGGGGAGAAGGATAGGGCACGTGAGTTGGTCGTtattggcggcggcggcgtggcgtgGGTCGGAGGTGAGGGAGGAGCTCGCACTTCTCTGCTTGACTCGTGGCGCTCTGCTCCGGCCTCCATCTGCCCTTTGCCTCTTATAAAGGCTCGCGGGAAGAGTCCTGCTCTGCTATTTCGTAAGATACAGAAGGGCCGGACGGGAAGAGTGCCATTTGCTTTCCTAGGCAGCATTTTTGGCCTTTTTTGAgggtatttttttccttttgatttTGAAGATGCTCATAGGCAGCATTGGGAGATACTATTGGTAATCTCAATTCCACCTTGATCATATAATTCCATCTAGGATTACAACAGGTTGTTTTTCGCAACAACCATTTGATTTGACAAAGAGAATTTGAGGAGTGGTTACAAACCCACAATTTTGTattccctctgtctcaaaataagtgactcaaattAGTACAAACTTGAGTCACTTTTTTTCGAACTGAGAGAGTATTACATAATCAAAGTTATAATTTTTTATATAAGCTATTATGCATTTAAAAGTTTTAAAAAATTATTGGAATTTGAAGTTCCACTATTAGATATCAAAGTGAAATCATGTTTTCAAATATTTACATTTGGAATTTTATAGTTAAACAAAACTAAATTCAGAGTTTTGAATTTAATAATATGAAATGTTTTAGCTTTTGAAATATCATAGTTCAAATATTTGAAAACAAAACAACTATTGATATTTTGATATTTAAGTTGGGTCATAAAGCTCAACAACAAAGATCCATTCGCATGCCTATTACCATAGCTTTCTAAGGGAAAACTATTTCTTCGGTTTATGCTAAACTTAGTTAATGTATCAAGATTAGTAATTCCAAAAGATTGTACCATCAAATGTATGTCTGGATATTTCTGAATTCCGTCGCGACTCCACATGACTCGGGACGTCTACCATAGATGCCCCTATAGCCCAAACATCTGAGAAATGTGATCCGACATCTAATTAGTGCTACAAGAATGGCAAATGAATCGTGAAGTTTGATTTGGTTACCAAGTCTCCACTACCATGCTTCGCCCAAATTTTGCATTTTTCAGAAGTGGAGTCACCCCACAGGTGCCAAATATCATGAACTTATAAGCGCCCTAAAAATGGAGTTTTCCATGCTTGAGATGTGCGTTTGATGCGGGCCATTTTATTGCCTTGACCTATATATTGGTTACTCGTGCCGTTTGTCCATGGTGTTTTGGATCGTGTGTCATCGTATCATTGCGACGCAAATTCAGAGAAAGAGGAAATAGTGGCGCTCAGGGCGCAGCCGTGGGGCGTTTGTCTACCCTTCCTCACCCTGGCGTGTTGGCGTTTGAGGGTACCTTCAGCATGTCGTACAAAATAGTTGCGGTGTTGCCTTACTATTAAGGGTGTCGAGgtccggtgccccccccccccacccgcgtGCGTCATCGACCAGACGACATTTGCACCGCCTTGGCCTAAATCTCAGTTGCTCATGTTATTCATCCGGGATGTCCAGGGCCACATGTCGTTGTGCGGCATATGGGGGTGGGAGGAGGCCGACGCCTCTAGGGTATGGAGCGGAGTGGGTGTGGTTGAGGGTGGGTGTGCGCCGGTGGGGATTGGACGATGACGGGGGTGGAAGAGGAGGCAAAATGGGGTGGGAAATTTTTACTCCGAGGCCCGTTGGCTGAGTATATTTAAGAGTCACGGTCGTTGTGGAGTAAATTGTTTCCTCCACTAACGGTGTTAGGGGTTCAATTAGTTTTTTTTTGTGTGCGAAGGAAACCCCGATTTTCCTTCTCTAACACTTTATTGGGATAGGGAATCGGTAGAGATGCCCTTAGCAATGGATTAAGAGTTTCTCTAATAGATGGTCCAAATGTAAAAGTAACTAACTTTTGACCGCCTGAGACCAAAAACGCAGCTCCAACAGACGGTCCATATGTAAAAAAAATTGGACCGCGACCTTctcgtgatgtaaaatacaacacctcacggtgcaaatttagagcatctccaatagatggtccaaaatttGGCGGTCCAAAACCGGAGATCTAAAATTTAGACCGCCAAAAAGTACGTTTTGGAGCTTCAAAAAAAGCtcaactccaatagatggtccaaatagatggtccaaaagagcaactccaatagatggcCCAAAATAAAGATGTAAATTTCTTAAAACGACAAACTACTAGTCCATTTAACAtagttcaaacatcaaattcaacatAGCTTCATACATGAACTTCAACTACTACTTATTCAAACTACTAGAtaaactactcctcatcgtcggagcTACGGAACTGGCCCAGAACTCCTCCTTCTCTGGGTCGTCGCACCCCTCCCTCCTCCTTCGAGAAGTTTGCCCAGTCCTCCTCGGAAGAGGACTTGATGGGGATCACCGTCGAGGGACCGGCCTCGTCCTCCTTATTtgcccccttcttcttctgctccgcCTCATACTTTCAGTAGTAGTCCAGCTCGGCCTGGACGTACTCCGGATGCTCCCGAGCAAACCTCACCATCGCCTCCTCGCCGGTCTCGCCGGCACTGATGACAACCGATGGCTTCttcgtcgtcttcttcttcgtcgggatctccttcatcttgatgccctacgCCACAAGCATCTCCGCTTTCGCCCGACTCTCGATCTCTGTGAAGTTGAGGTGCTCCCGAGGCCTCTCGGAACGCCACACCGCCACATCGTAGGCACGCGCGACCTCATGGGCGGAGGGGTACGTGccgatccaccaacgcctcccggCGTCAGAGAACTACACTCCGAAGTTATCGAAGGGCTTCTGCCTCACGCCGAAGAAGCCCAACTTGCCCTTCGACGTCTTCTTCAGCGCCATCGGAGAGTGGTGAGAgcggtggagcggcggcggcgtgcgaCCGGGGTGGTGGCGAACGGAGCCGGGCGGGGCGGAGTTGAGGGGCGGTGGCGGACGGAGCCGGGCGGGGCGAAGCTNNNNNNNNNNNNNNNNNNNNNNNNNNNNNNNNNNNNNNNNNNNNNNNNNNNNNNNNNNNNNNNNNNNNNNNNNNNNNNNNNNNNNNNNNNNNNNNNNNNNNNNNNNNNNNNNNNNNNNNNNNNNNNNNNNNNNNNNNNNNNNNNNNNNNNNNNNNNNNNNNNNNNNNNNNNNNNNNNNNNNNNNNNNNNNNNNNNNNNNNNNNNNNNNNNNNNNNNNNNNNNNNNNNNNNNNNNNNNNNNNNNNNNNNNNNNNNNNNNNNNNNNNNNNNNNNNNNNNNNNNNNNNNNNNNNNNNNNNNNNNNNNNNNNNNNNNNNNNNNNNNNNNNNNNNNNNNNNNNNNNNNNNNNNNNNNNNNNNNNNNNNNNNNNNNNNNNNNNNNNNNNNNNNNNNNNNNNNNNNNNNNNNNNNNNNNNNNNNNNNNNNNNNNNNNNNNNNNNNNNNNNNNNNNNNNNNNNNNNNNNNNNNNNNNNNNNNNNNNNNNNNNNNNNNNNNNNNNNNNNNNNNNNNNNNNNNNNNNNNNNNNNNNNNNNNNNNNNNNNNNNNNNNNNNNNNNNNNNNNNNNNNNNNNNNNNNNNNNNNNNNNNNNNNNNNNNNNNNNNNNNNNNNNNNNNNNNNNNNNNNNNNNNNNNNNNNNNNNNNNNNNNNNNNNNNNNNNNNNNNNNNNNNNNNNNNNNNNNNNNNNNNNNNNNNNNNNNNNNNNNNNNNNNNNNNNNNNNNNNNNNNNNNNNNNNNNNNNNNNNNNNNNNNNNNNNNNNNNNNNNNNNNNNNNNNNNNNNNNNNNNNNNNNNNNNNNNNNNNNNNNNNNNNNNCGCCCTGGCTCTGTCCGCCACCGCCCCGCACGCAGCCGCCGCCCCGCAGCTCCGCCCGGCTCCGTCCGCCACCGCTTCGGCCACACGTCGCCGCCGCTTCACCGCTCTCGCCGCCCtccgatggcgccgaagaagacgtCGAAGGGCAAGTCGTTCTTCTTCGGCATGAGGCAGAAACCCTCCGGTAACTTCGGAGTGGAGTTCTTCGACGccgggaggcgttggtggatcgaCACGTACCCCTCCGCCCACGAGGCCGCACGTGCCTACGACGTGGCAGTGTGGCGTGCCGAGAGGCCTCGGGAGCACCTTAACTTCCCAAAGATCAAGAGTCGGGCGGAAGCGGAGATGCTTGTGCTGCagggcatcaagatgaaggagatcccgacgaagaagaagacgacgaaGAAGCCGTCGGTTGTCGTCAGTGCTGGCAAGACCGACGAGGAGGCGATGGCGAGGTTTGCCCGGGAGCATCCGGAGTACGTCCAAGCCGAGCTGGAGTACTACTGAAAGCGTGAGgcggagcagaagaagaagggggtgAAGAAGGAGGACGATGCCGGTCCCTCGACGGTGATCCCCATCGAGTCCTCTTCCGAGGAGGACTGGGCAGACTTCTCGGAGGAGGAGTAGGAGGGGGGCGACGACCCGGAGAAGGAGGAGTTCTGGGCGCAGTTCCGCTGCTCCGACGATGAGAAGTAGTTTATATAGTAGTTTGAATTAGTAGTAGTTGAAGTTCATGTATGAAATTatgttgaatttgatgtttgaactaTGTTGAATGGACTAGTAGTTTGTCGTTTTAAGAAATTTACATCTTTATTTTGGACCATCTATTAGAGTTGCTTTTTTGGACCATTTGTTGGAGTTGAGCTTTTTTCAGAGCTCCAAAACATACTTTTTGACGGTTCAAATTTTACATTTTTGGTTTTGAATCGCCAAATTTTGAaacatctattggagatgctctaaggtcaACTAATTGAATTGCTTCGGATGCCGATCGTCTCATGGAAAATCTGGCATGCAAGAAATCTGAAAGTCCTTAGGCATCTTTAGCAACATTCAAATGGCATCCTAAAAAAACGCAACATTCACATGGGTAACTCGTGCGTCCATTGCACAGGAAAAGCAACCGCTTCGTTTCAATCACCTAGCCTGCATATTCCTCACCAGAGAAGTTTTGTTCTGCTTGTGCATAACATGAGCACACGAGCATAAGAGACCAGTCGTCCATCAGGAAGCGCCGCTTCGCAAACTCGTGAACCATCCACCGCCGATTCCCTCGTCTCAATCCGGCTCCGATCCCCACCTGGCCGGCCGTCACCGTTCGTGTTGCACGCGGGGACGCCGCGGTCGGCATCGACGTACGCGCGCGGGCATCTTCCATCTTCATCCCGGCCGGCCGATAAGGCCAGCAAGACCGCAACGGAAGCCGAACAGTCCGCCGGGCAAAATGGAAGGTTCCAACCTCTAGCGCAGATATTATCATCGCGAGCGGGTGATCCCCGCGGCCGGGCCCGGGGAATATCTCGGCCCAGAGCGCACGCCCATCACACATGCGCGCACCAATAATTTTACTCACGTCGGCGTCGAGGTCGTCGACCCTTATCCCGTCACTTCCCTTTCCTGGTTTGGTCTGCTCCGATGCGATATTCCCCGGGCAAGTAGGCGGGCAGAGTAGGAGCCCATGACGGCCGCcgccgcgacgacgacgacgaggaggcgtAGGTGCCCACACCCTTTTTATCCACCTGCCTTTTCAAAGCGGCCGCAGGTGGACGCGATTATATTTTATGGCATCCGTCTCTGTCTCGCCGCTGTGCTGCGTGCGGCGCGGTGGCTTCACGGACAAGAGAGGGATTTCGGATttggctccgccaccaccaaaTCGGGAGGAGAAGCTTCCATTCGGGATATGTATCAGATCACGAGGGAGCCGGAGCTGATCTTGATCTGGTTTGGGTAAAAAGGCGGGGGCGATGCGCTTAGGGGATAGGAGAGGATAAGCTAGTTTATGCGCCGGGGTGTTATCCTGATATGTCCGGCGTGACGCCGGTGGGGGCTGATCACGGCCACGGCTGAGCTCATCGTCGGTTGTTGGCAGTTGATCGATAGACACTATAGCTAAAGATAAGCAAACGTAGCTAGATATGGTACTAGTAGCTTAGGCGAGGCATGCTGAAAAACTGGTGATCGCTGCTAAGTGGAGCGGATCACTCGGACTTGCACCCCTGCAGTGCGGCGTCCCTTGACGCTGTGGAAGGCCGGATTCTCGACGTTGAGTGGGTGTGGGGGGTCCGGCGATTTGGCCATGGCCTGGTTCAGCAGTGGTAGCCTCCTCCTTTTCGTGGGTCTGTTTCAGACGACCCGAGGCTGTGTCACCTGCCAGGCGCCATAGTACGAGTTGGGACCAAGTTGCCCAAATCCCATGATCCCCGTCTCTGTCCGGAAGCCATCCTAAATCGTCCTGGACGAGCCGGCACAACGCGTGACCTCAACCGCAAAATATGTTCATTTGGTACCAAAAAGTAACTTCAACCGGACGATCCAAACACGTGTTTTGCCTGTCTTTTGTCCGTTTGGATTAGCCTAGCGGACGCCCACATTTGGATTTGTGTTTGGGTCGATGCTCAAGCCCAGCGCTGGTTCAACGCATTTTTTGTGCGCGTGtgaaaagaaatgaaaaaacaaaaatattttAAAACTAAAACGTTCATTAAACATAATGCCAGCCATAAAGACAGGTGAGAGTCCACATTACATTAGTAAATATAACAAAAAAACGAGGCGCGCACTGCCCTAGGCGTCCTCGTTGCCGTTGTCGGCGTCAGGGCCGGTGAGGTTGACGAGCGTCGGCGGCGGGCCAACCAGGCGAACACCGTCTCCCAGGCTTTGGCGACGTCCTTCGCTGTCGGCTGGGCTTCCCCACTGCGGGCACACGCTccttgtcggtatcaaaaccggcggatctcgggtagggggtcccgaactgtgcgtctaggccggatggtaacagaaggcaggggacatgaagttttatctaggttcggaccctcttgatggaggtaaaaccctacgtcctgcttgattaatattgatgatatgggtagtacaagagtagatctaccacgagatcagagatgctaaaccctagaagctagcctatggtatgattatatgttatgattgttgtcttacggactaaaaccctttggtttatatagacaccagagagggttagggttacacaaggtcggttacaaaggaggagatatccatatccgtattgcctagcttgccttccacgccaagtagagtcccatccggacacgagacgaagtcttcaatcttgtatcttcgtagtctaacagtccggccaatggagatagtccggctgtccgaagaccccctaatccatgactccctcagtagcccctgaaccaggcttcaatgacgatgagtccggcgcgcagtattgtcttcgacattgcaaggcaggttccttctccgaatacatcacagaagaattttgaatacgaggatagtgtctgaccctgtaaaataagtttcacattccaccgtagagagaataatattttcgcagatctaatttgccgGCTTGTTTTAGCAGCATgatgttacgtcatggcccggtgattattcgaatcgtttcttttaaccagccccgcacataacgcgaggcagtttttcgacacgtcttgtcaaagcagaaatcgtgtccccttattacgggattctcatcaatacgggcgtgggtaacccaaccgcgccatcaattgtggcgcttgggggataagcgagtttaccaggcaagtggggacgcttagtttcgtccgcccatataaagggataaggattcacctttctatccacgccttcttcctcccttacccatccgtcttcgcacactcgagctctagcgcccaagtccgcacttcccacctcgaccttctccaatcatatccggagcgggaggcaggtggtggtctcctccgtcacggagggagacatcaagaaactgaggagagccggatacctgcccgacgacatcgcgcaccggctcccatatgaggggcagctcatccccacccccaggccccatgagagggtagtattcctcacccatttcctctgcggactgggattccctctccatcccttcgtccgggggctcatattttattacggcctggatttccatgatctggccccgaacttcatcctcaacatctcggcgtttatcatcgtgtgcgaggccttcctccgcatcaagccccactttggcttatggctgaaaaccttcaatgtcaagccgaaggtggtgggcggccgccaggcggagtgcggaggcgccatggtgggcaagatgcccaacgtaacatggctcgagggctcctttgtggaaaccataaaggggtggcaatcggggtggttctatatcgccgagccgcgcgaccctgcatgggcagcggcccccgagttccgatctggcatccccatgcggctcacctcctggaaatagaagggcctgtcctggggtagttcgaaagagctgaccggactccaaacatgtattcaaaacatgatggacaagcagctcaagcttgtcaacatagtccaagttatgctcatccgccggatactcccgtgccaacaacgggagttcaacttgtgggagttcaatccggcgcaacaccgaactctgaacaggctcttcgacacgactcatgaagacgcctggagggtgctgttcaaaagtgccgaggtccccacctattaccgaggatcgc
Proteins encoded in this window:
- the LOC123058603 gene encoding uncharacterized protein isoform X1 codes for the protein MDAKKRSPPTPAAAGAAPPAANGYFSSVFSASPSPAANPRDARQMDLYTILNKQNPKGQSGGGIAGNAKSQGSPTIGRVAYKDGKQFYPNESSESPYFGSSVHYGGRDFYDSSPHKQADESSRNYKEDNADGSLATRGDWWQGSLYY
- the LOC123058603 gene encoding uncharacterized protein isoform X2, which produces MDAKKRSPPTPAAAGAAPPAANGYFSSVFSASPSPAANPRDARQMDLYTILNKQNPKGQSGGGIADAKSQGSPTIGRVAYKDGKQFYPNESSESPYFGSSVHYGGRDFYDSSPHKQADESSRNYKEDNADGSLATRGDWWQGSLYY